The proteins below come from a single Armatimonadota bacterium genomic window:
- the def gene encoding peptide deformylase, translating into MLTPPANLIQGKLVLYPSEILRFTCNEVLSFDGMLHHLVNDLALELIKHRALGIAAPQIGAPYRVFLFLYQDQIHHVVNPTLKVGDGMEAGYEACLSVPRMAGMVMRHKRAYLSGMNMHGRPVEYDLTGLEARVVQHEYDHLDGILFIDKMVPGTVRTMRNGGTDAQVL; encoded by the coding sequence ATGTTGACACCTCCAGCAAATCTTATACAGGGTAAGCTGGTACTGTACCCCAGCGAGATTCTGCGCTTTACCTGCAACGAGGTCTTATCCTTTGACGGAATGCTGCATCATCTAGTGAACGATCTCGCGTTGGAGTTGATCAAGCACCGAGCACTTGGTATAGCAGCCCCTCAAATCGGAGCACCTTATCGGGTATTCCTCTTCCTGTATCAGGACCAAATCCACCATGTGGTTAACCCTACCTTGAAAGTGGGGGACGGGATGGAAGCCGGTTATGAAGCCTGTCTTTCCGTGCCAAGAATGGCTGGTATGGTGATGCGTCACAAGCGGGCGTATTTGAGTGGCATGAACATGCACGGTAGACCGGTAGAGTACGATTTGACCGGTCTGGAAGCTAGAGTTGTGCAGCATGAGTATGACCATCTGGATGGTATTCTCTTCATCGACAAGATGGTACCCGGTACTGTAAGAACGATGAGAAACGGAGGTACTGATGCGCAAGTTCTATAA
- a CDS encoding ferritin: MRKFYNEQLASELNQRAVEELSAVHQYTTYAQICGNWGYNVLQHEFQEYALQELHHAQELMERILYIGGQLETNRLEPFQIPSNATGLLMEFDAAEADAIENYNRTIQLSEQVGDYGTAELIRHILSEEEGHKLWVQRQLDQLEHVGLDNYLTLKVDNEEEDEEED; the protein is encoded by the coding sequence ATGCGCAAGTTCTATAACGAGCAGTTAGCGAGCGAGTTGAATCAGCGTGCGGTAGAGGAACTCTCTGCCGTTCATCAATACACCACCTACGCCCAGATCTGCGGTAACTGGGGATACAACGTACTGCAGCACGAGTTTCAGGAGTATGCGCTTCAAGAGCTGCACCATGCACAGGAGTTGATGGAACGGATCCTGTACATAGGAGGTCAACTGGAAACCAACAGACTGGAGCCGTTCCAGATACCGTCCAATGCGACGGGTTTACTGATGGAGTTTGATGCGGCAGAAGCGGATGCGATTGAGAATTACAATCGGACGATTCAGTTATCGGAGCAGGTTGGGGATTACGGTACGGCGGAGTTGATTCGGCACATCCTGTCGGAAGAGGAAGGTCACAAGTTGTGGGTGCAGCGGCAATTAGACCAGCTGGAGCATGTGGGGTTGGATAACTATCTCACTCTGAAAGTGGACAACGAAGAGGAGGATGAGGAGGAGGACTGA